In the genome of Abyssalbus ytuae, the window TGTCAAGGTGTTTAACGGGCTTTAACCCTTTTTTACACCATTTAACATAATGTGATGTTAAAAAACAGTCTAAATGTTAAAATCTTAGTGATACTGTTCTATTTCTAATCAACAATGTAAAATTAATACTAATGAGAGAGCTCAATTGACGCAATGAGATAAAATATTAATCTTAAAATTAGAGCGAAAAAGGACTGGTAAGGCTTTTATAGTGAAAAAATATTTAAAATAGGACAGGCTATTAATGCGGATAATTAAATTGTATTCTTAAATTTGCTTCGGTTTTTTGCTCTCATAGTTCAACGGATAGAATAGAAGTTTCCTAAACTTTAGATCCAGGTTCCCCCGAGGCATCGGGGCTGGTGAGGAAAAAAAACAATAAAATAATTGGCCTCATAGTTCAACGGATAGAATAGAAGTTTCCTAAACTTTAGATCCAGGTTCGATTCCTGGTGAGGCTACGAGAAAAACAAGATACGATAGTATGTATACTTAACTGTATACATCTGTTAATTTTGGTGTTTTAATCCGGAGTAGAAAAAGAGGAATAATTTCCGGCAGGTCTTCTAACATGAAATAGTACGACTTATTTTATTAGATGGAGTACTTTTTAAAACTGTTATTTTTTCAATAATTATAATTGTAAAATAGTAACTATTCTGTATGTTAGCATTCATGAAAAAAGTAATTTTAGTTATTATTGTTTTCGTTTTTTTTTCCTGCAAAAAAAATGAAACATCTGCCACAGTTAATAATGAGGCCTTGACGGCAATTGATACTGTTAAGGTAATTAAGTTTCCAAAACTCAATAATTTATCTGCCAATGTTAGAACGGAAGCTAACAAATGGCCTCAGTTTTTAAAATTTGAAGAAGCAATTTTCCGCCTGCAAAGCAATAAAGGAGATTTATTGACTGAAGTAGAAAACATTTTAAAACTTGAAAAAGAATTAACTGAATCTAAGTTTCCCGAAAAATTTGACCATCCTGCTATTAAATCAAGATTGTTGGTCATTAAAACTTTTCTGGAGCAATTAAAAGCTTCTGCCACAGGAAATTTTCCCGACAGTAGAATCAGATCTCAAAAAATAAGAGTAGTAGAAGGTTATAATAGTCTGCTTTTACAGTTCTCAGAAGCTATGGAGAAAAAAGTGACCGAAGAATTTCTAATAGATGAATAAAAAATTACTACCTGTATTGTTTTTATTCTCATGTGCTTTAAATTTTGCACAGGTTGATCCAAAAACTGAAATAGGTGAGTTGCTTAACTCATGGCATAATGCAGCAACGACTGCAAATTTTGAGGAATACTTTTCAAAGATGAGTGAGAACTCTGTTTTTATAGGTACTGATGCTACCGAACACTGGACTTACAATGAATTCAAAACATTTGCAAAACCCTATTTTGAGAGAGGCAAAGCATGGAGTTTTACTGGGGTTAGCAGAAATATATTTATAAGCGATGACCACAATTTTGCATGGTTTGATGAATTGCTTGATACCCAAATGAAGTTATGCAGGGGATCCGGAGTATTAAAAAATGAAAAAGGAACCTGGAAAATAGTTCATTATGTGCTTTCAATAGCTATACCTAATGAGGATGTAAGTGAGATAGTTGAAATTAAAAAGGACTTTGATAACATTTTGTTAAAAAAAATACAGGAAAGTAAGCATAAGTAAATCTTTTGTAACATTTCACGATTTTTATCGTCATATTTGTGATAATTACATTAATTCTAACTTCAAAGACTAATCTTAAAAAATGAAAAAGCATTCTTTAGCACCCTTATTAGCCGGGGGTATTCTTTTTTCTCTTATTTCCTGTAAAACAGAGAAGAAGGAGGAAGTAGCCGAAGCAGAAGTTATTCCGGGTATTAACTTGGAGTATATGGATACTTCAGTAGAGCCAAAAAACGATTTCTTCCGATATGTTAACGGAAAATGGCTGGATTCAACCGAAATCCCGGCTGACAGAACTACCTGGGGCAGTTTTCAGGAACTTCGTAAAAAAACCGATTCTGATGCATTGGAAATTTTAAAAGAGGCTGTAAATGATACAAGCCTGGATTCTGAATCAGACCAGGCAAAGGCCGTATACCTGTATCAAACCATAATGGATATTGAAGCGCGGAACAAACAAGGAATAGAGCCGTTAAAGCCTTACCTTGAAAAAGTGGATGCGGTTAAAAATATTGAGGACCTTCAGAACCTTATTATAGAAATGGAACCTCTTGGGGGGATTGGTTTTTATGGTTTTGGTGTAGGATCCGATCCTAAAGACAGTAACCGGAATGTAGCTTATTTAGGAGCCGGAGGTTTAGGGATGTCCAGAGACTATTATGTGGAGGATGATGCCGATTCCCAAGAAAAAAGAGAAAAATATAAAGAACATGTGGCAAAAATGTTTCAGTATATCGGATATAATGAAGAAGATGCCCAAAAGGAAGCTGCTAAAATTTTGGATTTTGAAATAAGAATGGCAAAACCAAGATTGGACAAAGTAGAACGCAGAGATCCTAATAAAAGATACAATCCACATTCTATTGCACAACTTCAAAAGAAAGTACCTGCGGTTAACTGGACTAAATATTTGGATGGAATAGGTGCTAAAAAGGTAGATACTGTTATCATTTCGGATGTAAAGTACTTTGACGAACTGCAAAAAATATTAAAAGAAAATGATATTGCTACCTGGAAAGCCTATCTACGTTGGATTGTGCTTAATGATGCTGCAGGTTCTTTAAGTGAAGAGTTGGAAACTGCTAACTGGGAATTTTACAGTAAAACTCTTCAGGGGGCAAAAGAGCAGCGGCCACGTGATGAAAGAGCGTTACAAACGTTAAACTGGACAGTGGGTGAAGCTTTAGGGAAATTATATGTAGATAAAAAATTTCCGCCCAAGGCAAAAGCTGTAGCCAAAGAAATGATAGATAATATTGTGAAAGCTTATGAAATAAGGATAAAAGCTTTGCCATGGATGGATGATGCTACTAAAGCAAAAGCTATAGAAAAGCTTACTAAGACCACAATTAAAGTAGGATATCCTGATAAGTGGAAAGATTATTCGGATCTTGAAATAAAAAGTGTAAAAGACGGAGGTAGTTATTTACAAAATATGCTAAATGCAGCCAAATGGAATTTTAATGAGGAGATAAGTAAGCTGTCTGAGCCGGTAGATAAAACAGAATGGTTTATGGCTCCTCAAATTGTAAACGCTTACTATAATCCCTCATATAATGAAATTGTCTTTCCTGCAGCAATTTTGCAACCCCCATTCTTTAATTTTCAGGCTGATGCGGCTGTAAATTACGGAGGAATGGGAGCTGTAATCGGACATGAAATTTCTCATGGTTTTGATGATAGTGGCGCTAAATATGACGCCAATGGTAATTTGGAAAACTGGTGGACCGATAAAGACTTTGAAGAATTTAACCGTTTGGGAGATTCTTTAGCCGCACAGTACAGTAAAATAGAAGTACTACCCGAAGTATTTATAAACGGTAAGTTTACTTTAGGCGAAAATATTGGAGATCTTGGAGGTGTAAATGCAGCTTATGACGGGTTACAAATGCATTTAAAAGAGCATGGTAACCCTGGTCTTATTGACGGCTTTACCCCAGAGCAACGTTTCTTTATTTCCTGGGCAACTGTATGGAGAACGAAGATGAGGGACGAAGCTCTTAAAAACAGGATTAAAACCGATCCGCATTCACCTGGAATGTACAGGGCTACTCAACCTTTATTAAATATTGATGCCTTTTATAATGCTTTTGATATTAAAGAAGGGGATAAAATGTATATAGTACCGGAAAACAGAATTAAAATATGGTAAAAAAAAAGCCGGGTTAAAAGCCCGGCTTTTTTTAGTTTTTAAGTCAACTGATTTGACTGAATTTATTTTTTATTCGTATCGGTAGCAGGCGCAGCATTTTTTTGCTTTAACAGAATCTCTTTTATTTGTTTAGCCAGTAAAAAATCTGGTGCAAGAACTATTGCTTCATCAATCATTTTAACAGCTCCATCTATATCGGTTTTATGTTCATTGTAATATAAAAGCCCGTTTTGGTACGTAAAAGCTGCTTTTGCCGGAACCTGATAAGGACGGTTGGCATCATAAAAAGGAATCATGTCTTTCTCGGTTGCATTCCCAAGACCGTAATCAATATATGTTTTGGCTTCTGCAGTTTTACCAATTTGGAGATTTAAATCTACTAGATCGTAAGCAAGAAAAACATCAGGTTTACGCCCAAACAATATATCATATTGTTGTACAGCTAGCTGAGGTTGGTTGAGTGATTTTAAGGCCACCGCTTTTACTTCGACAGCGAGGTCAGAATCTGATGTGTTTTTTTCAACACCTAAAACATTAATTGCCTGTACATATTGACCGGCATTGGTGTATAGATAAGCTAAAGTGTCTTTTCTGGCTTGGCCGGGTTGTAAAACAAGTAAGTGGGTCAGGGCGTTAATAGCCCCTCTTACATCACCTTGTTTTCTCATTTGCTTGTAGTAAACTTCATAATGTTTTTTTAAATCTGAATTATTTTGTGCCTGTACAAAAAAACCAAATCCTAAGGCGAAAACAATTATTAATTTTTTCATTTT includes:
- a CDS encoding M13 family metallopeptidase; the encoded protein is MKKHSLAPLLAGGILFSLISCKTEKKEEVAEAEVIPGINLEYMDTSVEPKNDFFRYVNGKWLDSTEIPADRTTWGSFQELRKKTDSDALEILKEAVNDTSLDSESDQAKAVYLYQTIMDIEARNKQGIEPLKPYLEKVDAVKNIEDLQNLIIEMEPLGGIGFYGFGVGSDPKDSNRNVAYLGAGGLGMSRDYYVEDDADSQEKREKYKEHVAKMFQYIGYNEEDAQKEAAKILDFEIRMAKPRLDKVERRDPNKRYNPHSIAQLQKKVPAVNWTKYLDGIGAKKVDTVIISDVKYFDELQKILKENDIATWKAYLRWIVLNDAAGSLSEELETANWEFYSKTLQGAKEQRPRDERALQTLNWTVGEALGKLYVDKKFPPKAKAVAKEMIDNIVKAYEIRIKALPWMDDATKAKAIEKLTKTTIKVGYPDKWKDYSDLEIKSVKDGGSYLQNMLNAAKWNFNEEISKLSEPVDKTEWFMAPQIVNAYYNPSYNEIVFPAAILQPPFFNFQADAAVNYGGMGAVIGHEISHGFDDSGAKYDANGNLENWWTDKDFEEFNRLGDSLAAQYSKIEVLPEVFINGKFTLGENIGDLGGVNAAYDGLQMHLKEHGNPGLIDGFTPEQRFFISWATVWRTKMRDEALKNRIKTDPHSPGMYRATQPLLNIDAFYNAFDIKEGDKMYIVPENRIKIW
- a CDS encoding nuclear transport factor 2 family protein — encoded protein: MNKKLLPVLFLFSCALNFAQVDPKTEIGELLNSWHNAATTANFEEYFSKMSENSVFIGTDATEHWTYNEFKTFAKPYFERGKAWSFTGVSRNIFISDDHNFAWFDELLDTQMKLCRGSGVLKNEKGTWKIVHYVLSIAIPNEDVSEIVEIKKDFDNILLKKIQESKHK